The DNA window ATCGTGCCCGAGGACATCTTTGACCAGGCGATGAAGTTCATCGCCGAATACCGGGCGCAGAAGAAGTGATTTCCCTCGCGTGAGCCATTCCTCCGCACCGAGCCCGGAAGTTCCCGCCCCGGAACCGGCCAATCTGCCGGCGGGCTGGAAGGTCGTGCGTCAGGGTGAAAACCTGATTGTCGTGGCGGCGCTTGCGGCCATGACGCTGCTGCCCGTGGTGGAGGTGGCGTTGCGGCAATTCTTCAAGACCGGCGTCCCGGCCTCGGCCACGATGGTGCAGCATCTCGTGCTCGCCGTCGGGATGCTCGGCGGCGCGCTGGCGGCGCGGGAAAACCGGCTGCTCTCCCTTTCCGTTGCGACGCACTGGCTCAAGGACGGCTGGCTGACGGCGGCGCGGGTGTTCAGCAATGGCTTTGCGGCCGCCATCAGCGCCCTGCTGACGGCGGCCAGCTGGCAGTTTGTCATGTCGCAGCGCTCGCTCGGGCAGGAGTTTGCCTTTGGCATTCCGCGCTGGGTGGTGCAGTCGCTCATTGTTGTCGGCTTCGCGCTGGTGACCGTGCGGCTGGTGTGGCACGCCGCCGATCGCTGGCGCTGGCGCGCGGTCACGCTGGTTCTCGCGGCGGGCTTCATTGCGGTGGCCCTGGACGCGGGCATTCCGCCGGAAAATCTCCGCTGGCCGGCCATGATTGTGCTGCTGCTGGCGGTGATTTTTGGCGCACCCATTTTTACGGCGCTTGGCGGCATTGCGCTCATCATGCTGTGGTCCGGCGGCGAGCCGGTGGGGCCGATTCCGCTGAAACATTACCAGCTCACGGTCAACGCCACCCTGCCAAGCCTGCCGCTGTTCACGTTGGCGGGTTACTTCCTTGCGGAAGGCGGCGCGGCGAAACGGCTGGTGCGCTTGTTCCAGGCGTGGTTTGGCAGCCTGCGCGGCGGGCCGGCGATTGTGACGACGCTGGTGTGCGCGTTTTTCACTTCGTTCACCGGCGCCTCGGGAGCCACCATTCTGGCGCTGGGCGGCGTGTTGATGCCGGTGCTGGTTTCCGCGCGTTACGCGGAACGTTCTTCGCTTGGCTTGCTGACCGGTGCGGGCTCGCTTGGCATGCTGTTTCCCCCGTGCCTGCCGCCGATTCTCTACGCCATCATCGCCAGCAGCGGCGGCGAGGTGAGCATTGGCATCAAGGAAATCTTTCTCGGCGGCTTCCTGCCCGGGCTGCTGCTCGTGGGGTTGACGGTTCTGTGGGGGCTGCGCATCGGCAAGCGGGCGGGCGATTCCGCGCGCACGCCGTTCGTGGCGCGCGAAGCGTGGGCGGCCACCTGGGCGGCGAAGTGGGAGCTGCTCGTGCCCGTTGTCGCCCTGACGTCGCTGTTCAGCGGTTTTGCGACGCCGGTGGAGGCCGCGGCGCTGACGGCGTTTTACACGTTCGTGGTGAGCGTCGTGATTCAACGCGACCTGCACCTGTTCCGCGACGTGCCGCGTGTGATGACGGAGTGCGGTCTGCTCATTGGCGGCGTGTTGCTGATTCTCGGCGTGGCGCTGGGTTTCACCCATTACCTGATTGACGCGCAAATTCCCGACCAGGCGGTCGCGTGGGCGACGACGACGATTCATTCCAAATGGATTTTCCTGCTGGTGTTGAACGTGGTGCTGCTCGTCATCGGGGGACTGGTGGAGATTTACGCGGCGATCGTCGTGGTGGTGCCGCTGCTGGTGCCCATTGGCGCGGCGTTCGGCATCGACCCGGTGCATCTGGGCATCATTTTTCTCGCCAACATGGAACTCGGCTTCCTGGCGCCGCCGGTGGGGATCAATTTGCTGCTCGCCTCGTATCGCTTCAACAAACCGATGAGCGAGGTGACGCGCGCATCCCTGCCCATGCTGGCCGTGATGGTGATCGGAGTGTTGCTGATCACCTACGTGCCGTGGCTGACGACGTGGCTGCCCGGACTGTTCAAATGACATCCAACTCGGGCGGACCGTATGTCCGCAATTCGGGTCCGCACCGCTGAAGGGAATTTTCCCGGTCGGTGGCGGACTGACCTTTGAAACTTTATGAACCCCACCGAAATTCCCCCGCCGCTGCCCGGCGAAGCGCCGCCCATGGCGGTCCGCCGCATCAACTGGTTCCTGTTTTTCGCCGTGCTGCTCGCGCCGCCGGTTCTCACGTTGCTGACGGCGATGGCCGGGTGGCAGAGCTTCCCGGTCGCGTGCCCGTTCGTTGGCGGCGCGCTGGCGGGCCTGGTCTGCGGCATTCAACTCGCGCGCCGGCTCGGCCAGACGACGAATGCGGTCGTGCTCCTGAGCTTTGCGTTCTTCATCGTGTTCGGCGCGCTGAGTTTTGCGCTGTGCTTCACGGGGTGCCTGCTGGGCAATTACAATTTCAACGTCCACTGACGTGGCCATTCGCGATTCATTGCCCCGGTTGCGGCTGACGGATGAACTGCTGAAGCGCACTACGTCGCGCTGTCCCGTTTGTCACGCGCCCTGTCCGGCGGAAGTCTGGCGCACGGGGTCAATTCCCGCGCGCGTCCTGCTCAAGCGCCTTTGTCCGACGCATGGCGAGGCGAGCGTCTGTCTCGCGTCCGATGCGCGCTTTTACTGGCTGGCCAAGGGCCGGCCGGAGAACGCGTGTTGCTCCGGCGGGGCAGCTTCGCCCGGCACCTGCTGCTCGGCGGACGGTTCGAACGTTGGCACGCTCGGTCGCAATGCCCATCCCGGCGACGCCGTGGGCGTGATGGAAAAATTGTCCACCTGCCTCGCTCTCATCGAAATTGTTCACTCGTGCAACCTTGCCTGCCCGACGTGCTACGCGGATTCGCCGCCCGGCGCCGCCGCGCGGGTGGATGCCGTGCCGTTGGCGGACTTGCAACGGCGCATTCAAGGTGTGATTGACCGCAAAGGCGGCATTGAGATTTTGCAACTGTCCGGCGGTGAACCCACGTTGCACCCGCAATTCTTCGAGCTGCTCCGGTGGCTCCACGCCCAGCCCGGCATTGATTACGTGCTGCTGAACACGAACGGCGTCCGCGTGGCGCACGACGAAGCCTTCGCGCGGGAACTCGCGGCGACATTCCGCCCCGGCCGGTTCCAGCTTTACCTGCAATTCGATGGTCCGCAGGCGGCGGGCCAGGAATTCCTGCGGGGCGCGGATTTGCGGGCGACGC is part of the Verrucomicrobiia bacterium genome and encodes:
- a CDS encoding TRAP transporter large permease subunit, giving the protein MSHSSAPSPEVPAPEPANLPAGWKVVRQGENLIVVAALAAMTLLPVVEVALRQFFKTGVPASATMVQHLVLAVGMLGGALAARENRLLSLSVATHWLKDGWLTAARVFSNGFAAAISALLTAASWQFVMSQRSLGQEFAFGIPRWVVQSLIVVGFALVTVRLVWHAADRWRWRAVTLVLAAGFIAVALDAGIPPENLRWPAMIVLLLAVIFGAPIFTALGGIALIMLWSGGEPVGPIPLKHYQLTVNATLPSLPLFTLAGYFLAEGGAAKRLVRLFQAWFGSLRGGPAIVTTLVCAFFTSFTGASGATILALGGVLMPVLVSARYAERSSLGLLTGAGSLGMLFPPCLPPILYAIIASSGGEVSIGIKEIFLGGFLPGLLLVGLTVLWGLRIGKRAGDSARTPFVAREAWAATWAAKWELLVPVVALTSLFSGFATPVEAAALTAFYTFVVSVVIQRDLHLFRDVPRVMTECGLLIGGVLLILGVALGFTHYLIDAQIPDQAVAWATTTIHSKWIFLLVLNVVLLVIGGLVEIYAAIVVVVPLLVPIGAAFGIDPVHLGIIFLANMELGFLAPPVGINLLLASYRFNKPMSEVTRASLPMLAVMVIGVLLITYVPWLTTWLPGLFK
- a CDS encoding radical SAM protein — protein: MAIRDSLPRLRLTDELLKRTTSRCPVCHAPCPAEVWRTGSIPARVLLKRLCPTHGEASVCLASDARFYWLAKGRPENACCSGGAASPGTCCSADGSNVGTLGRNAHPGDAVGVMEKLSTCLALIEIVHSCNLACPTCYADSPPGAAARVDAVPLADLQRRIQGVIDRKGGIEILQLSGGEPTLHPQFFELLRWLHAQPGIDYVLLNTNGVRVAHDEAFARELAATFRPGRFQLYLQFDGPQAAGQEFLRGADLRATRERCLERCREMKLPVTLAMTVTPENLAFLWEAIEFGLRWPNVRGISFQPMFGSGRMPAAKPAARLNTADIILAAVAQSAGCLRFEDFTPLPCGDPNCATIGYLLKLDGQVRSVSDFVDFANVQDFLGTKVRYRLEDLMKCGCESEPLGDLLKQFELDETHTFRLFIKPFMDALTWDEDRIDRCCTHVIRPDGKLDSFCRYYSGFADCR